Below is a genomic region from Lineus longissimus chromosome 16, tnLinLong1.2, whole genome shotgun sequence.
acacccagctctgatatatgagaggacagtcccctccaggatgagaatccttcctgaagacaccctgctcttgATACATGGGAGGACAGTCCCCTCAAAGATGAAAATCCTTCCTGGAGACATCCGGGTCGGATATATCGGTGGATGGTCTACTTCAACATGAGAATCTTTCTTGAAGACAACCGGCTCTAATATATGGGAGGAGAGTCTCCTTCAAGGTGGGAAtacttcttgaagacacccagctctgatatatgagaggacagtcccctccaggatgagaatccttcctgaagacaccctgctcttgATACATGGGAGGACAGTCCCCTCAAAGATGAAAATCCTTCCTGGAGACATCCGGGTCGGATATATCGGTGGATGGTCTCCTCCAacatgagaatccttcttgaagacacccggctctaatatatgggaggacagtctccttcaAGGTGGGAAtacttcttgaagacacccagctctgatatatgagaggacagtcccctccaggatgagaatccttcctgaagacacccaGCTCTGATACATGGGAGGACAGTCCCCTCAAAGATGAAAATCCTTCCTGGAGACATCCGGGTCGGATATATCGGTGGATGGTCTCCTCCAACATGAGAATCTTTCTTGAAGACAACCGGCtctaatatatgggaggacagtctccttcaaggtgggaatccttcttgaagatactcggctctgatatatgggaggacagtctcctccaggttGAGAATCCTTCCATAAGACGcctggctctgatatatgggaggacagtctcctccaggatgagaatccttcttgaagacaccctgctctaatatatgggaagacagtctcctccaggatgagaatccttcttgaagacaccctgctctaatatatgggaggacagtcttctccagatgagaatccttcttgaagacgcCCTGCTCTAATACATGGGAGGACAGTATCCTTCAGTGTGGGAAtacttcttgaagacacccagctctgatatatgcgaggacagtctccttcaaggtgggaatccttcttgaagatgcCCGTCAGATATATGGGAGGACGACAGTCACCTCCAGGCTGAGAATTCGATTTGAAGACACCCAAGGTGGGAATCCTTCatgaagacacccggctctgatattTGAGAGGACTAAGTATGCTGcagaatgaggaggtgcacggaagggaattcgaACACTAGTCATCTTGGTAACCTCGATCACAAACATAATTTGttccttcaaatcacagccggcagtGAGCAttggcagaatggattccaagagaatcgactcgaactttagaacaaatccgccatgtcgctgacatcattggcgccaaaaactatttcttttgaccctgttgacctcgcttttaaaaactttttcaaaaaggccattcaaacgtaaaagCAACTTCAAGCATTATATttaatatcactgaggtatataaatacgatatatatatacgatatattgagaaaaatctgtacaactatcgaaatataagattacttggaactatttcggtcaatcactctgccacctgcgcgaccgaGACACAATtacggcgcgttttcaatatggcgacgacttgaatggTATCAGAGGGATGTCACctagtcatgcatcacctggctcgttgtcaacaggcaaataaaatccCCGCCTTAACGGTATAGCGTTAGAGTGTTAGATCGTGGTTCGGCTAGttacgggttcgactcccggtgaatctattactttttttcctctttttttctttatcaTCGTGATtctattcattcatgttcatgttattattttcattattatcattatcattatcaaatctgaagaaaaccaccgatacaaaccttttcaaactgcagcaggCACTGATTCCCTGCGTTCTCATTCGAGGCATTGTTGTCTATTTGATGATCACCCGTGACAAAAACATCTTAATTGGAAGTGTTCTCTTGTCCTCTGCCAGAAAAACTCCATTCATGGTGCAGTGCAGTTCATGCAGTTGTAGATGCAAATCTCCATATATAACAAACATGCAGAAAATGCAAtgtacattggaacctcccttaacagacacctctctatcaaggacaacctccctattaagggaagtagttttggtccaaattggttgtttccatttaatttgacttCTCTcgtcaagacacctctctattaagcacagcacttgtcagcccagagggtgtccttgatagagaggttctactgtataacatAGACTTTAAAACAAATGTGCCATAAATATAATTTTATTGACTTTAACAAGATTTGTGATAAGATTACATTTTCTATACTGCACACCTGCAGTGACTAGCACTTTTCTAACAAATTCAACTTCTATGACTTACTGTAAACTTGGCTATCTGTTAAGGCTCTAAAGTGGCCCCTTAAACcagctacagtggaacctcccttagcggacacctctctattaaggacaacctctctattaagcacactagttttagtcccaaagtggttgtttctattcattttgacctctctaatcaggacacatctctattaaggacagcacttgtcagccccgagggtgtccttaatagagaggttctactgtattatctAGTGTATTCCCATCCAATTGATGCAAATTCCATGTCTTTGTAATTGAAACAGTTACCATGATATCACCATGATGAATGTTGAAGTGTCGAAGTAGAAATGCCACAACCATCACAGACTTCTAGAGTGAATGCCCACCTGTCAATCTATCTCTAAAACAATAAGACTTAAACTTCATCAGTGTGTGACATTTAACATCCAGTAACCGACTGTTATCAGAAATACATATAAATAGAACAAAGCTATCGGTTTCTGCTACTTCATAGAagttcagtggaacctcccttagcggacacctctctattaaggacaacttctctattaaggacactagttttggtttcaaattggttgtttccatttaatttgacctctctaatcaggacacttctctattaaagacagcactaaTCAGACCCAAGGGGGTCCTTAAtggggaggttctactttatTATGCAATTAAACTCAACATATAAAAACTTTACATTAAACAGCGAAGTTACTGTTGAACAGAAACCATCTTAAACTTTTTTCAAACGGATGTGGTGAACTTCATAAAATAGGAGAGATGCCAGATGGTGTTCTGTCATATgaaatttaaagggacaatataggcagcagctaggcaggcaagataaagttacccaaagtcgccaataggtcTCTCGTATCTGACAgaatgtcgaaatgattcacgcttgttagaggaatatatttagtgccgagTCTGACGTGACCAAGAGCCCTTAATATGTACGTGTATACTAGTCACATGAAGATGGCCAGATTagcctctgctcctgcctatagttcccctttaaaacCCCCCAATTGTTCACAACAATTTCCCGTTGTGCAGTTGAAATGGTTAAACTCATCAGTTGAGCTGATGATGTGATATTTATTCAGTACTGAAACTTATGCACACCAGTGAATGCTAGATAGTCCACCAATGATTTCGGGAGCGCCAACTGTTGCGCACTTTGGTAAACATCTGGCGATGACGATAACAAACTCTCCCGGATGAAACTGCGGCAGACGGACTTCAGAGTGAAAGGAGACGCGACAATATCGATGGCTTCATCAATGAAGTCGAGGGTATCAGACGAGCTGGAATGCACGCCTCGAAAATTACCGAGTTCTTTCGGTAATATTTGGAGACCGCATTCCGACAGGAATTGCACCATTGCGATATCTTTCTGCCGAATCAAGAACCCGAGGAGATTGTTGTCCAGGGTCGCGTACTTTCGGCTGATGAGCGGTATGATGTGCACGAAATAGAATAAATTCTCCTTATAGATGAGCGAGAGATTGAAGTACGCAGACCACAACCTCGTCCCATGACCTGCCGTCAACAACTCGTCAAGACAGAGAAACAACTGGTAGTTATGCGTCTGCAGATAATGACCTAATTTTTCAGAGAAACGGACGTCGGCGTACAAGTTTGAAATGGCTTGTTTGGACTCTAAGACTTCTTTCAACAGGAACTTCATCATTTCTGGCTGCCTGTGCTCTAACGTATTAATAAGGAGGTCGATCACATTTTCTGGTTTCAGTATAAGTTTTCTTTGCTGATTTGTCAAATATGACAGCAAGGTTTGAAAACACTCAATGTTATTTTCTTGCCCTGAGATGAGGAGGGCTGAAAAGAAGTCATTGTTCTGTAGAACTTCGTTCAGAAATTTCTCTTTACCGAGAAGCGCTTTTAAAAGTTCCAAGTCGTTTCTTTCCACTGTGCACTGAAGCGGGGTGCAGTGCTCTTGATAACCTGAGGTGGTGTACGAACAGGGCGCTTTCAGCTGGTAATGTCCATTGTCGATGAGCTCTAGAGCAATGGCGATTCGCTGCACGTGATTGGTCCAACAGCATGTGCTCAGTGCTGCCCCCTTTGGGGCAACAGCGCCCCTCTTCAGCAACAACTGCACTGATTTCAAGTCGCCGACGTAGCAAGCAATCTGAACCGGTGGCCAGGTTTCGTCTTCATTATCAGAGTCCGAATCCTCCGCAAGTCCAACATCTTTTTGGACAGGATTGACGAGTACTCCGGGGCACTCTTTCTCATGGAGTAAAAACTCGACCAAGCTTGGATTACGCCAGGCTATTGCAATCTGTAATGGTGTATAATGTTCACCCAAACCGTAACCGTCCTCTACGCTGTTGACATTTGGCCCGTACTCCAGGCATTTCTTCACCACGTCGATGCTCCCCGAATAGCAAGCGCAATGAAGGACTGTCCTCCCAACAAAGTCTCGAACGTCAATGTCAACGTCTTTGTTATCATCGCAGGCCATTTGAAACAAGTCCAAATTGCCAAGAAAGGCAGCGAAATGTAACGGATAATTATCAAGTTTTTCAGACTTGGCGCCAAGTTTGTGCAGATGGGTTACTAAGCTTACGTCCGCTGGGTACCTGTAGGCATAATCTAATGGACCCTCGTTTTTATCCATTGACCTGATGTTGAGATCCGCATCGTGCTCTATCAGAAAGTCTACAATCTCCCTCTGGTTGGACTTGCAGGCATGATGAAGTGGTGTTGTGTGGTTGTGATCTAAGATGTTGATGTCTGCTCCATATGAATGCAACTGCTGCACGAAGTTCAAATTGCCGGCCTTCGCTGCGGTGAAAAGAGGAACCCACATATCACAGTTGCGGTAGAATTTGTCGTACTTTTTGATGGTTTTTATGCGCGAGGAGCCGTTTACGACATCAATACAACCATTGTCTTTGATGAGATCTAGACAGGCACAACTTCCCACATTGGCTACTGAATTCAGAATGAGGTGCCCACACGATCCACAGCTACAGTCGCCTTCGATTGGAGCGCCACCTATCAGTAGTGCATTAAGTATTTTTAATCCGAGAGGCGACGTGAACTTCTTCATCTGATGACCGATATGTTTCATCGCTCGTTGCGTGTTGGCGCCACATTTGAGTAAATACTCCACAACGTCGAGATGCATTTCTTTTGTGGCAAAGATAAGCGGTGTGTAGTTTTCAGCATGAACGAGATAGTTCACGTCTGCACCCTCCTGGATGAGATGCTGGACTTGGGCGATGTCACCTTTCTGGCACATGTGACATAAAGCGTGGTTCAAGTAACGTTGGCGTGGTTCCAGGGTCATGATTGCTGCAAAGTGAGGAAGAGATGTAAGAATACATATATTTGTCTTACTTTGATTGAAATGTCAATATTTTTCCACATCTTTTTGACTTAAGCACCTGGCAAACAAGCAAATTACCATAGcctgcaaacatgattgcatgtgacaaaaattgcggtggtcatcatggtcatcgcaggtgcctgtGACAATCGACAATCACAAGCAACTAGCAATCAATATGTAATTAAGTGATTTTTTGTTTGACCTGCAGACAAGAGACCTTTCTGTCACACATAGCAGCAATTATTATTGCAGGTTGCAGAACCTTAcgagctaggcaggcaagatcaAGTTACTGTTGGCATTGGTACCAATGGATTTAATTTATGCATGCTGGTCGGGGCATGAGAGACACGTCATTACCACACATTGAGCAGAGTTAGGGAGAATGACCTCTAGTTTTTTGAGTTTACATAATCTGAGGGGACACAGTGGTCTgacatgtcacttgtcacaacAAGAAAACACCCCAAAAGAAGCAACATTCCCTATTTTGGGCATTCGTTAGTTGCTTGAGGTATCGCCTACAGTGAGACTACGTTCATGAATTATTCTATCGAAGAATATACCTGTAAATTATGTTTTCTAGGcaagaaaatattgattttgttgaaaaagTCTGGGGTGAAAAATGTTCATGAAAGTCATGGCATGGAAAACCAAAGTACCACAAGATGATCACAGGTAAAAGAGACATATGGCCTTCAAATTAATATCTA
It encodes:
- the LOC135500348 gene encoding serine/threonine-protein phosphatase 6 regulatory ankyrin repeat subunit A-like, whose amino-acid sequence is MTLEPRQRYLNHALCHMCQKGDIAQVQHLIQEGADVNYLVHAENYTPLIFATKEMHLDVVEYLLKCGANTQRAMKHIGHQMKKFTSPLGLKILNALLIGGAPIEGDCSCGSCGHLILNSVANVGSCACLDLIKDNGCIDVVNGSSRIKTIKKYDKFYRNCDMWVPLFTAAKAGNLNFVQQLHSYGADINILDHNHTTPLHHACKSNQREIVDFLIEHDADLNIRSMDKNEGPLDYAYRYPADVSLVTHLHKLGAKSEKLDNYPLHFAAFLGNLDLFQMACDDNKDVDIDVRDFVGRTVLHCACYSGSIDVVKKCLEYGPNVNSVEDGYGLGEHYTPLQIAIAWRNPSLVEFLLHEKECPGVLVNPVQKDVGLAEDSDSDNEDETWPPVQIACYVGDLKSVQLLLKRGAVAPKGAALSTCCWTNHVQRIAIALELIDNGHYQLKAPCSYTTSGYQEHCTPLQCTVERNDLELLKALLGKEKFLNEVLQNNDFFSALLISGQENNIECFQTLLSYLTNQQRKLILKPENVIDLLINTLEHRQPEMMKFLLKEVLESKQAISNLYADVRFSEKLGHYLQTHNYQLFLCLDELLTAGHGTRLWSAYFNLSLIYKENLFYFVHIIPLISRKYATLDNNLLGFLIRQKDIAMVQFLSECGLQILPKELGNFRGVHSSSSDTLDFIDEAIDIVASPFTLKSVCRSFIRESLLSSSPDVYQSAQQLALPKSLVDYLAFTGVHKFQY